The Paenibacillus sp. FSL H7-0357 nucleotide sequence TTCCCGCGCCATGGCAACTCTCTGCTTTTTCAACGTTGACGCTGCAGATATACCCTTGCCTCATAAGGACGAAGCTTCAGCTTTCTTAGATCTTCCTCTTTGGAAGGGGCATAATTGGAGATCAGCAGCTCCAGCTTCTCCGGCTGGAATTCACCCGGAAGCTCGAACACTGGCTCCTGGCCATAAAAATTCAAAATCACCAGCAGCCGCTGCTCCTCCAGCGTACGGGTATAGGCATAAATCTCCGGATGCTCCTCCAGCAACAATCCATATTCACCATAGACGATCACCTGATGATTTTTACGCAGCTCAATCAGCTTTTTATAGTAGTTAAAAATTGAATCGGGGTCTTTGACTGCACTAGCCGCATTTATTTCCTTGAAATTGGAGTTCACTCTGATCCAAGGCACACCGGTTGTGAAGCCCCCTTCTTCTCCATCATCCCATTGCATCGGCGTGCGGGCATTGTCCCGGCTTTTTTTGTGTATGGCGGCCATAATGTCGGCTTCGGGTACGCCGTTTGAACGCTTTTCCTCATAATAATTGAGCGTTTCCACATCCCTGTATTCGTCGATTGATTCAAAAGCCACATTCGTCATGCCGATTTCTTCGCCCTGATAAATGTAAGGCGTACCCTCCAGCATATGAATAAAGGTGGCCAGCATTTTGGCCGAAGGAACACGGTAGAAGAGATCGTCGCCAAACCTCGATACCGAACGCGGCTGGTCATGATTGCATAAATAATTGGCGTTCCAGCCCCGGTCATGCAGGACGGTCTGCCAGTTGCTGATGATTTTTTTGAGCTCCGTCAGGCGCCAGGGAACCACATCCCACTTCCCTCCGCCCGGTGAGGCGGCATCCAGATTCATATGTTCAAACTGAAAGGTCATGTTCAGCTCCCGGCGTCCGTCCCCGACATAATCCAGCGCCTGCTCCGGCCCGAGGCCCGAGGTTTCGCCAACCGTCATAATATCGTAGAAGTACAGCACCCGATCGTGCAGATTCTGCAGCAGTGTGTGCACATGCGACAGGTTAGAGAACATATCATAGGCGCGCACCGTCGGCGTTCCGCCCGGGTTATGCGCATCAGGGTAACCCTCCGCCTTCACGATGTGGGCGATCGCGTCAAACCGGAACCCGTCGACCCCTTTTTTCAGCCACCACTGCACCATTTCATGCAGCTTGTCGATTACCACGGGATTTTCCCAGTTCAGATCCGGCTGATATTTGGAGTACAGATGGAGATAATACTCGTCCGTCACCGGATCCAGCTCCCAGACCGTACCGCTGAAATACGATTCCCAGTTGTTTGGCGGACCGCCGTTTTTGGCTTTTTTCCATATATAAAAATCCCGTTTAGGATTATCCTTCGAGCTTCGCGATTCAATAAACCACGGATGCTCATGGGAGGTATGATTCAGCACCAGATCCATCATCAGCTTCATGCCGCGCGAATGCATCTCACTGAGCAGCCGGTCAAAATCATCCATCGTCCCGAATTCCTTCATAATGTCGCAGTAATCACTAATATCATAGCCATTGTCATGGTTTGGCGATTTATAAATCGGACACACCCAGATGACATCGACACCCAGATTCTGCAGGTAATCGAGCTTGGAAATAATCCCGCGCAGATCGCCTATGCCGTCACCGTTGCTGTCCATAAAGCTGATCGGATAAATCTGGTACACGACGCTTTCTTTCCACCATTTAGGGTTCACTCCGGTTCCCTCCGCTTCCTTCAATTCCTGTAGTTTAAGATCCTGATCTCCGGCGAAACCGGCGCGGCTTCGCCCGGACATATTAATATATCTTAACCACACTGGAGGAAGACGATAACAAATGGTTTTATATATTGATTCTGTAAAAATCCCTAACCTACAGCAAACCCACCATCTTTAATCCTTCATAAATTCCGTTCTCGCTGACATGCTTGGTGACATATGGAGCCACGGCCTTAACCTCATCCTCCGCATTGCCCATCGCGATGCCATGACCGACAAATTGCAGCATCTCTACATCATTGAGGCCATCGCCAAAAGCATAAATATCTTCCTTCTTCACCCCGAGATGCTTCATCATTTGGGCAATGCCGTTAGCCTTCGAGCCGTTGCCGGGCAGAACATCCATACAGAGCGGATGCCAGCGGATAAATTTGAAGCCGGGGTAGGCTTCCACATACATGTCCTGACTCTCCTTCGGGCAAAAGATCATCGCCTGATAAATTTCATTCAGCAGAAAATACTCTGCATCATGCGTCGGAAAGGCCAGCTTCAGTGATCCTAAGCTTGTCTGAATATACTCATGCTCCGCAACGTTCACCTTCATGTCAATGGCATCAATATAGGCTACCGGCTGATCCTGCTTATCGGCGAACAGTGTAAGCTCCTTCAAGGCAGCCGTATCCAGCGGATTGCGGTAAATCACTTCCCCCTCAAAAACAACATATTGCCCGTTAAGCGAAACATACGAATCGATCCCCAGCTCTTCCCGCAGATCCTCAAACATGTAGGAGGCTCTCCCTGTAGCGATGGCCACATGATGGCCCAGTCGCTGGAGCTCCGCGATAGCTTCCTTGGTGGAGGCAGGCACCTGTTTATCCTCATCATAAATCGTACCGTCAATATCAAAAAAAATCGTTTTTGTAGTCATAGCTCTCCATTCTTCTTGCATTCTCTATGAATCTATCCTGCTCAGATT carries:
- a CDS encoding glycoside hydrolase family 13 protein; its protein translation is MNPKWWKESVVYQIYPISFMDSNGDGIGDLRGIISKLDYLQNLGVDVIWVCPIYKSPNHDNGYDISDYCDIMKEFGTMDDFDRLLSEMHSRGMKLMMDLVLNHTSHEHPWFIESRSSKDNPKRDFYIWKKAKNGGPPNNWESYFSGTVWELDPVTDEYYLHLYSKYQPDLNWENPVVIDKLHEMVQWWLKKGVDGFRFDAIAHIVKAEGYPDAHNPGGTPTVRAYDMFSNLSHVHTLLQNLHDRVLYFYDIMTVGETSGLGPEQALDYVGDGRRELNMTFQFEHMNLDAASPGGGKWDVVPWRLTELKKIISNWQTVLHDRGWNANYLCNHDQPRSVSRFGDDLFYRVPSAKMLATFIHMLEGTPYIYQGEEIGMTNVAFESIDEYRDVETLNYYEEKRSNGVPEADIMAAIHKKSRDNARTPMQWDDGEEGGFTTGVPWIRVNSNFKEINAASAVKDPDSIFNYYKKLIELRKNHQVIVYGEYGLLLEEHPEIYAYTRTLEEQRLLVILNFYGQEPVFELPGEFQPEKLELLISNYAPSKEEDLRKLKLRPYEARVYLQRQR
- a CDS encoding Cof-type HAD-IIB family hydrolase — translated: MTTKTIFFDIDGTIYDEDKQVPASTKEAIAELQRLGHHVAIATGRASYMFEDLREELGIDSYVSLNGQYVVFEGEVIYRNPLDTAALKELTLFADKQDQPVAYIDAIDMKVNVAEHEYIQTSLGSLKLAFPTHDAEYFLLNEIYQAMIFCPKESQDMYVEAYPGFKFIRWHPLCMDVLPGNGSKANGIAQMMKHLGVKKEDIYAFGDGLNDVEMLQFVGHGIAMGNAEDEVKAVAPYVTKHVSENGIYEGLKMVGLL